ACTAGTCTTGGCTAGATTGAAATGGTGCTTTAGGTTTTAGTCTATCAAATCTTTGCTTTCCCTTCTTTCaatcgtgactcccgaacccccttctcttgttttcaaagacctggaatCGTATAAATGTGCTCTATGTGCATCTAGTTGTGGATTAATCtaatgcttatgtgttatgtgcctATATGATTTGcactaattaaattttaaagagACATTCCGACCTTGCCGATACCCCCTAGGTCTAGATTCATATTCATATAAAAGCATCCTAAtttgataagttttataggttagattaggaaaatttttgactaaatctcacAACTAGTCTTGgctagattgaaagggtgcTTTAGGTTTGAGTCTATCAAATCTTTGCTTTCCCTTTTTTCAATCGTAACTCCCGAACCCCcttctcttgtttttaaagacTTGGAATCGTATAAAaggaattttatttatttatttatttattttagatgatttggtacacctaaacTCAATATCAAGTGGCGATTCATATTTGTTcttaaaaaaatcctttttagactattattttggggCAAAACTGTCGCATATTTTAAGTCCTATTTTAGGCCTTTCTTCTTTGTTTATTGTCTAAAAATCAAAAGActcttttttttcaactttgaatttattatttttcaaaaaagggGCGCGAGAGTGCCGCCTGGCCATCAACCTAATGGCTAATAGTTACAATCATCAGCCTCAAAGCTGAAGGCAAGGTGGCATGTACCTACCTAGCTGGTCACGGATCGAATCTAGCTAGTTAGATTTCGGTGGGGAGGGAAATAGAGGAacggttaaaaaaaaaaagacaaaaaaaaaggctgtCTTATGAAAAATTTCATGTATAAATCCGGTTCATATTGATCATATCATGCAGAGGAGGTGGGTAAGGTGGACCATGCATATTGACCCGGTTTTCATGTGATGTGGATCATGGGGATCATGATCTAACTCAGATTCTTCCAATTTCCTTGTCAATGGAAAGAGTATGTTTGACCAGGTAATGTTTTAGGTTCTCTTTATTGTGTGGTAGTGCCAAAGTTTCAACTTCAGTAGAGAAGAAAGTTTATAGCATGTTTCATTTTATGGCTAGGTgtctaaacaacaatagtaggTTGTTAGTTTTATGAAAAGTTTGTCCAGCTATTAACGAGTTTCTTGAGTTCTCATTATCTCCAAATTCATGCTTGTGAAGTTGGAGGGAAAAACATATCAAAGGAGACTGGACTGTATCACATAAAATGTGAGCCCCATATTAGGGCACCCACATGGAACATTTTTATGGATGGTCCTAACCTAAGTCTGGATTTTGCTTGCAGGCAAGGAGGTATGGTTCCTTTACAGTTGTCATCAGAGTAATTGCACAGTACAATTGATGGTTCAGATCTGGTCACATCAAGTTGGCCTGTTCTGGACCGTCAATTGTATGGTGCGATTGTTCTGACAACCACAAATATACCACTCCTATAGCTAAATCCCTCCCAATAGACACTTAATGCAGTAGTCAAGTCTGCTAGCTAGGAATTGCTAGGTTAATTACGGTGGCTAATTTCTATGAATATTGCTGGAAAAAAATGTCGTAAAAATGGAGGATTTGGGGGACTTTCCTCCTTTTACTTTTAGGGGTCACCACATCTTCTGGATGCAAggccaagatttttttttcttgaaatgagTAAACTACCTATGAAACCCTTAAACTACCTCAATTGTCTCAAATTAGTCCTTCATCTATTTTAAGTTTCAAATTGGCCCCTTAACAATAAAAAGTGTCAATTTTTAATCTTTCAATCTATTTTCACTGTTGGATCCATCCAATTTTACCCTTAGATCCATCAGCTTTACTGGTGGAGCTGGAATAAAGGATCAAAATTTGACACTTTTTATTGTTGAGGGATCAATTTGAGAATTGAAATAGATGAGAGACtaatttgaaataattaaaatagGGTCGTCTAAGTTGTTTACCCAAAAATTTTTCCTATAAAAAAAACTGGTATGGCCATTGCACAAGAGAGATGTGCTGGCCCTAAAAGGAAAAAAGCTCTCTCAAATCCCTTTATTCTTGTGACATTTTTTTCCatcattattttgaaaaagttgCCGACTATTAATTCATCATGGACTAATTGGAGAAATTATTGTCGTTGAAACAGATGAGCATTTTGCGTGGCTCACGCATGGAATTTACACACTACCAATGcgaatttcttgaaataatgTTGAAAAAAATTATCACAAGAATATGTCAAATTAGGGGaccaaaaaatatatttttttaaatagggCTGCGGCGCATGGAATGTTTGGCGACCAATTTCACAAATCCTTTTTGTAATCTAGTACCTGAGGATTGgagtgcaatttttttttttttaataaagggaatagtgccacacaatttcataaattttttttgtactCTAGTTCCCGAGGACTGGAGtgcaatttttttaataaaggcAATAGAGCCACCATATGTGGATGTGGGCGGTCGTGTtgcttaactttttttttttttttttttttttagaactaTGAAAGCCGAAGATTAATTCTCTTGAAGATAATAGGGGTACTGCACATGAGATTTATAGCAATATTGTTGCTtagtttttattaatttttttagagTTCTCAAAGTcccaattaaatttttttttttaagtaatagAGCCCCCTCACATCCctcttacaaaaaaaataaataaattttaattgtgactttcttttttttaaaaaattaatcaacAGGGCTACTGCACATGGATtaccttaaaaaaaataatctttGGTTTTAGCCAAGGGATGTGCGGCGGCCTTATTCCCtctgtgaaaaaaaaattgcaatccagtTGTCGGAAACGATGAAAACTCAGCTCATGCGCGGCGGCCCTAAtcctaaaaagaaaatgaaaattttggtcGCAGCATCTGAAATAAGAAAACGCCAATTCAACTTATTCTTgcgatatatatattttttaacatttatttcaagaaatttgCCCACTATCAAGAAATGCACCCACCCGGTTTGTGGAATCCACATTTTATATGAAGCATGGATCCGGTCGAAAATTGATCAACGTGGAAAGTGGACCTGGATCCCTTAGAAGTTTTTCcttgtaaagaaaataatttttttttttttttagcaacgACATTAAACAATTTGCTGTACAAATTGGGTTATGCCTTGCATCATCTGGTTTGTGCTGTTTATttgcattttcaaaattttgaatccaCGGTTGGAGTTGAATTCAATGAAACGCAACCTGATGTGGATCACAAATTGTCTAGTGCATTTTTCACATCTTTATACGCATGAATTAGGAGCTTTTAGCCTGTGTGTGGATGATTTTCTTTGCCTCGTGTGGTTCTTGATTGATCTATAAGTGGTAAAAAAACACATGAAGAAAAAATGGAGTCTTGCATTAAAGAAATGGCACTTTGCATGTTATCACACGAGTTAGAGGGTTTTAGAAAAGCGGTTATGAACTTATAGGATCTCGAATTTCATGCAACCATGCATACGATTCTATTTTGGGAAGAAATAAAAGCATGCAAATATTATGTGTCGAGAGAAAAATGGGCATTTCTTGTTTCATTCTTCGGTGGTGTTTACTAATGAATTTAGCAATGGCGGCTTAGtcgaaggagaaaaagaaacaattttcaaaaaattttcaacaagtTGATAAACGTAATCATGCCTTGAATTCAAGCACTAAGTGACAGGAAGGGGAAATCACTATAATTAATTGCTAATTTTGTAAATCTCCTCTACCTTCAGATTTGGTGCATCTGGAGTTATAGGTGCGACTTAGGAGTATTTTTCAATATCTAAATTGGATGATATGAGTTCGATTCGATTTGGATcgttcattttttaaaataaattactcACATTGAACCGAATTAATGTAGTCTATTTTGGACCATGAAAAACATGATGTGGTTGCACCGGCAACCGTGCCAGCCTCGCATTCGCCTTCTTGCTTTCTCGTATCAAACAAGTATTAACTTACATAAAGTTTCTTTATCTTAGGCATCTGTTTCCCTCGCTGTTTTCCCACCAAATGCTTTCTGCAGACATGGTATAGTAGTGAGTCGGGTGACCGAAGTTATGACATGGAGAGGACTGCAATTAGTGCTGTTAATCAAGCCGAGTATTTAACTGTCGAGCTCGACTCATGCTTAGCTCGAGCTCACTTGACTAATTGAATGAGTCTTGAAGTGTACTCGAACTCGGCTTGTCAATAGGACATGtgactcgagttcgaactcgtgCGAAGTAATTGTAATAAAAACCTATAATTTTCAGTTTCTATTCTTTTGACTTGTGAAATGATATATATGCTTTTCGTTATCAAGTCCAAGCGAGCTAATTGAATAACAAACAATTTGAGATTACTCGATTCGTTAATTAATCGAGTAAATTTCTAACTTGAACTCGACTCGTTTACAAATTCGAGACTTATCGAGTCAAGTTCAATCAAATTTTCGAGCTGCTTGTTTTGTTTAACGGCACTAACTGCAATATTATCACATCCTTTTATATACGGCTATAACGAACAAGCTAAAAGAAGTTTACAAACCTAGCTTGTTTCCTACTTACATTTCGGATGGATATACAAGCCATCCATCCTCAGGGAAGTCCTGTTTCTTATTTCTGTGAGAGATGATCAATCCTACTGGATAATACCGCAACTTGTTTCTTATTTCAGCCAATGCATGTTGACAGTTGAGGTTCCCAAATCTGTGACGCAATCTGCTCATACAATGGCTGTAAAAACTAGAACCGTACGTCGTGTCGAATCTGCAGTTTTCTCACTCGAGTAAGAACTCAAtccatctctttttttttcacttgggTCGAGATTTATGATAAACTTTCTTAAACGTTAATAATTAAGAAAATCCTGTAGTATGATACAGTTGTAGGTTTATTTCACATTTAAGTATTGTATATACATCATCTCCATACTGAGAACCAGTGACATTACTGGATAAAAACACGGCAACTCCAAGCCAAAAGTCCAGTCTTGACCTCCCCATGTGGATGAAAGATCACAACAGAAACAAATAGAAATTGAAGTGATGGATACCTTTCCATTGGTTCATTCAGTTTCTGTTTTGTATGGTTAAACAAGTAAGGGTTCTGGTGAGTCTGTACAAAGAGTATAAGCTTCACTCTGTTGTAACATACAAGTTAAATGGCATGGCAACAAGACGAAAGGAACTTAGCCTCAGTTACACAAGTTGGCAGTCTCCAAATTGTTTCTAGTGGTGGGCAATTTAGTACAAGATGGGGGGTGGAGGTTAGCAGAATTATCCCCTTTGAGCAGCTATTTCAGAAAAGATGAATTTAAATGTTAAATCCATTATCAAGGAAAACAGTATTTACAACCAAAATTGCTATCAAGCAGCTATTTCTTGACTGATAGATAAATGCCAGAAGCTATGGCCACTCCTGCTACTGCAACTCCAATGGTCGTAAGAATTTTCCCCACAGAAACAGCAGGTTTATGCGTAGGCATAGCCAAGAGTTCCGCTACCTGTgacaggaaaaagaaaaagtcatgACCATCAGAGAGGATGCGCACACCACAACCCTCAGGGCAGGCCACAAAGGACTTAGGGGCACAATTATCAAAAGATAAAGATGGATGAGTAACGCAAAGGGGTAGCTCTTCATTACCTCAAAATCTAGACTTCTCAAATTCAAAGTGAATTTATACACGAATGGCATAGGGCTTAAAGGATATTTATTGACAGGGAATGTCATCAGAAACCAATTATGCCGTGCTTCAACTTTTAAACCCTTCAGCCATGTTAAAAGCTGATCTATTGAAAAAGCTTACTTTACCATATATGATATACCATTTCATTCCAACACATTATTCTAATACATCATTTCTATGATAACCTCTGGTAACCCCTTATACCAAACATCAGAAAATAATTGCATTTCTGTGTATATCAAGTAGAATGATGCAAGTAATCAAAGAGGTGTGACGAATGAGCTAAGCATGTGATACCATATGTCTTTTAAACACAAATGTGCAGGTTAACTACTGACCTTGTTGAAAGAGTTTATTTTATATATCCATACACCTTTCTTTCTGTAAGTCTCAAGTTTTATTGCTTAAAACAGTTACACAAACTGAAGAAAACCACTTGCTGATCTACAACCCACGATTCATTCCACTGGATGATGATAATAGGGAGACAAAACAGTTACAGAATTGAGAAAGTAACAGAGGAAAATTTTACAAGTCTGTTTAGCATCCATGTAGTACAATATATGTTTGGAAACAACACCACCTCAATTGATTTTAGGATGGaaacaaattgaaaaatttatgCAACTTTCAGAAACTAATGAGCAACCCTATACTGTGTGAAAATACGAGTCTATCATCCAAGAAAGGAATTCATAATAGTATTAGATTTCTGAGTTTCTACCCATGTTTAGAGATAGAAAATGCTttacaatttatttatttttttaacagtATACGCTCATAACTGAAATATTGGCAGTGCTTATGCACCATCTACTGACGAAGGATTACTAAGCAGGTATTATCTTGGTCCACTAATCTACTATATGAACCAGGGGAAACCTTCACTAGGCAAAGGCACCATGTTTTCGGCTCTAACACACAGAAGTTACTGACCTCTATGGGTTGCCTCCAATGCTTCTTAATCCCTGGCAAGTGCCCCTTACCAACAACCGCTACAACTGAATTATGCTCACTGGCAAGTTTTAGAAGTGAGGATGACATGTACCTGAACAACCACAATGTTCAAACAAGTACCAGCAATAAGGACAAAAGTTTAGGTGACAAACATAAGCAGTAAAATTTAATGCACAATGCTTCTGCCTCTGTGGTAGAGCATTCAGGAACTGTGAGGCATATAGCTGTGGCCTTGCATGCAAAAAGCACAAAGAAAGAGCTCAATTTTGATCATATATAAAGTTTCTTAAACAACCGTACAGGAGAACTTCTCAAAACCATCTGAATATCATTCGCTTATCGGCATTACAGTGATTATGCCAACGAAAGTTCTCAGTCAAAAATGTGCCCTCAATTCATCCATTATTATGCTTCATCTCATCCTTTAATATCACCACAACAGAGAGTTTTACATGAAATAGACAGGAGAAGATTATAATTCCTAGGAAGAAAGTGATTAGACTTGGTTCTTACTTGTACTAGTGTATAACTTAAGTAGACAGGATGAGAACACGATGGCTAAAGCCACAGGTGAAAATAGTTTTGCTTGCTTGCTACCTGTTTGTGGAAGTTACTTTGAAAAGATAGGAAATTATCATGACTGCAAGAGGAAAAATGTTATGATCTGGTTCTTGTTTGTACAGAAATGACAAGCATACGAAGCACCAAAATGATCACTTAGCATTCTGGAAACGACAAGATTTTATTGGTGTTAGTTGATCAGTTAATCGACAAACGATTCCACTGAGTTAATTGTAATGCATTCCCGTGTTGGTTGATCACTTAATGGACAGATCATCCACCTGCAACAGCCAACCAGCACTAAAGGAACATAAGAAAAACTTAACAGAACTTTTCAATTTCTgtacgagagagagagagagagagataatgGGTACAAACAGGAGATGAGGAGAAAGAGCAAACAGTAGATATGAAggtatttatttttgtccatAACAAGTATGCATTCAAAAAACCAGGTCTTCACATTCCTACGTCTGACCGAACAAGAATTAAGCATCTTAAAATGAATCCCATTATTAACTCATTTGGTTCTCTTACTAATAATTGCAAAAACTCACAAGAAAACcagttttgatgattaaaacCATTAGTATATTTCTAGGCATCTCCATGAAGCTACTAGCATATTTCAACTATCAAAGAAAACCAGTTTCAGGACATCAGCAATTCAGACTGCTCAAAATGTCGGGCCCCTAATACAAACTAGTAATGATGAGAAAACAGATCCTGCAGTCTGTCTTTCCATTTCTCCTCTTGCCCTCGTTTCCCTCCATGACAAGTAATAAGCAGGTCAGGATTGTGAACTGAATTGCGGGGATAAAACAGGACTTCTCCAAAAGGTATATGATATGTAAATTGTGGGAGTTAGAAATACTAACTTATCGCGCTCATGCACAAGTGTTTCCATAAGGGTAGGGAATTGCTTGCTCATCTCCTGAATAACGAGAGTTAACATGTCAACATCATCCATTTCCTTCATCTGCAAAATTGAAACCAATAACATATGAGACTCAATAATATCATATGGCTGGTTTTTCTTTGAGCAAACTATCTTGTCATTCAGATAAAGATCATAGCATAAGGAGACCTACCATTCTAGAGAGGTCCTCAGGGCTTGGCAAGGAAACTGCCTGAAACAGCAGGGAAGACAGCAATTTCGTCTTGTGCCAAAGAGGCATTTTTGCCCATGTCCTCCGCAGTGTTATCTGAGAAATACATGACAAAGAATACAACAGTTGCATTAAATCAGTCTTTGCAAAGCAATTTTACATATTATGAAACCCATTCAGTGCATTGCACAATTGAATATGAAAAGATGCAGTAAAAGACAGATGTTTGACACTTCCCGGACACAAGTAATAGACAAAGGGGAAGAAACAGACAGCAAAAGAATATGAATCTAGGTTAAGGCTGCAAGCTGGTTTCATGAATCTCGAGAGGTTTACTTGAAATAAATGAGGGATTAAATACACCAAATCCATCTTGAAGAAATAAGAATGCCATGGTCAAAGGGCCTAAACATAAAATGGATTGTGTGGATTATCCACTAAATCCACCAGATTTAGTAGACTTACATGAAGGGACCATGAATATCCATGTAGCGTTTCTAGGACATGCAAATTAATTTAATTTGGGTGGTAGGATTAATCTATATGGATTTAAATTGTGACAAGAGCACGTGTTgctgatttttcctttttcactaAAACCTTCAGACTGCCACTGCCAAATGCAGTCCTAGATTTAAAGAGGACTTGACAAGAAAAGTATAGTAAAATTAACTTGCACAAGAGGTCTACTTGGTGGTAACGGAGAGAGAAGGCTGAATCCTATTGGGATTAGAACCACAAGTAATAAACAGAAAGACGAAGTACCCCATAAGTCCACAAACCAACTTCTTACTCCCAATACCTACCTCAAACCAAGGGCCACCATTATGGTACTAGCATCAGTGACTAATGTTGATGAATGAAATTAAGAGAGTCCTACCATCAAATATGTTCTGGTTCACATACatcaaagaataaaataatcatTGGATAATAACAAGCAGAATGCATCAGAAGATAAGAGCAATTTCGACATCCAAACTAACAATATCTCACTTGGACAGGGCGATCACCAAGTATAACCTTGGCTCCATACTTCATTGCTTCCTCATATGCCACACGAAACTCTGCCCCAGGTAAAACTGCAAGCTGGCTGGCAACCTAGCAGAATTAACCAACACACATAGACAAACAGTAAGCAAACATGAACAAGATCAACTGCAACAAAGCCAATCACGAAAAGTTTTAATCCTAAGTTTAGTGATCAGTTCATGCCTTTGCAAGAAACCAGCCATAAAGAATTCCAAATAGATTATGATTCTTCTTCCACATTTCGACCATTTCTGCCAGAGTTGGTACCTGACAAGTTAACAAGTAGTTCTTCAGATTAGAGCTGAACTACTTTTTTGTATAGATAAAGCGTCAATATCCAATCCAAATCAAATTGTATAACTGAGAACTCAGAACACAGTAAACAACCAACTAATGTTTACTTTTTGCTTACAAAATCAAAATCTATTTGGGTAAAGCACTACAACAGATGCCAATATGTAAAAAATACGTCAAACTTCAAAACAATCTCCAATCATATCAGTTCAGAAAGAACTTAAAATTATTCAATGTGTCACATAGTTTGAACAGTCTCATAACCTTATCAGAGCTAAACATGTAACCAATCACATTAGAAAATGATGAATACATTTGACATGGATCAGTATTTAGTAAATATTTTCCAAGTTTATGTGAATAGGGCAACCCTCGTTTGTGCATTAACTATAGCACCCTACAAGACTTGACACATCATCCCAAATCAACTAATCCAGAAAACTCAGCATTTGCCTGCAGCTTGAGAGACACTTCTTCAGTATCATTAAATGAAATCTTGCATACTAGAAACATTTTTGTAGCACATATTAAATTATGAGAAGCAAGAGATCAAACATGTTCTTCCATGGGACAGCTTAggaatttatttcctttttccccAAGTTTTAAGtggaaaaagaggaaaactaaaattaagagaggaaaaaagaagagaagcaCATCAAATGACTTGGTTCAAGTTTCAGTCCAAACTAAGATAAACATCTCAGGAGGACAGACAATCATAGCATGAAATATCTGATGATAGGTGGTgtgcaacattttttttttttaaaagggcCATAACAAGCAACTTAGGACACTTTTATTTGCAAAGTGTGATTAGTCTGCATGGCCAGTAGTTTAATGCTAGgcaaaggaaaaattggttattgTACAAGTATATAGCAAATGAGCAACCTGAATAAAGGCTATAGCAAATTGATAGGAAACTCTTTCTAAAGAAGAGAGGGAATTGTACAAACTTCGTATCTCAAGGTTAAGTGGCTTACTACTGGGACATTTTCTCATTAGTAATAGctaggggaaaaagaagaagaagaagaagaagaaatcctTATTCAAATAATCTGCTCAATACAGAAGAAAAACAGACAAACCTTCAAATTCTGTGGTTGAAGTACAGTTATACGACTAGAGCATAACTCTAAGAAGACAACCTGCAATAACAAATAGTAAATGTGCTGGATAAGCAAGCAACAAGCAtgataaaagaaagaaattacaGCTCAACTGCTAAAATGATCATTAGATcaggaaaaaaaagtttcagATAAAAATTCACCTCTGGTTTTAAGAAATTGATCACAGCTTGAACTTCTTTGCAagattcctgcaaaattttataTCATTTGGCTTCACTCAATTAATTATTTCTAGCATAAAAAGCCTTTGCCAAAGATAAATTACCAAAACCCCAAGGCAAAATGCAATCAAGCTTCGACCAATCTACACAAGATAGCGTGCAAATGACCCTCAAGCAGATAATTTTCAAGAAACATGCAAAGTTCAAACTAATTTGAAGAAGACAAATTGTGTTTATCAGCTCATGGTCATGGATCCAAGAAGCTATTAACAGTAGGCCCTTCTATTTGATTTGGATCACTTAGCTTTCCATTTGGATTTAAGACTTCTGATCTCACTTTTGAAATCTTGTTTGTCATTCTGAAGTAAAGAAACATGTTGTTCACATATGCCGCTAACCTCCATGTCATAGTTATTCATGTTGGAGCCACTCCATGCGCCTGCTGGTCCTCCAATCAAATTGTTTTACTCATAACCTTAAACAGATCTACCCAACATCTGCATCAAGAATTAGCATTCTTGGGTCTGCCCAACCAGCTTGATTCTTTAAAAACTTTCTTGTGTTCATCTAATGCAAAAGCTAACTAAACCAACCAAGGCCTGTAATGATATGCCATTTTCTGTATTCTAATCTGCAAAACCAACTTTTTTATCTAACTGTACATATACCTCACATAATCCTAGATAACACTTCCATTGCACTACCTTAACCACCAGTTTGTGAATGACCGCATCCACATCTTGGTGAAATCCTTGTGTACTTCTGACCACCAAATAGCCACTCTACATTGATCCCATGTTTTACTATTGCTTATAGTCCTTAACATTCTTACCTCTAACTAAACCAATTTCATCATGAAAAACAAGGCATATACTGATAGAGATAAGTGGCAAAAATCCACGAAGGTTTATAGGAGGCATGGGAAGGATGTGTCGAATGCCCAAACATTGATTTGGCATGCTTTTGATCACAAGGAACCAACTTGGGAGTTGGTTTGAATCCTATGGAGTTGTTTTTTGATTTTCAccagcaggggtattttagtaatTTGGTAAGCTACAGGAATTTTATGTTTATAGCAATTTTCTGTTTAGTAATTATTTTTAGTAATTAGTATTTTAGTTGTTATGGGGAATAAGAAAGCTTAGCCTACTAGCTTTCTACTAGAATTTTATTCTAGTTAGGAGTCCCAATTAGGATTGGAGTTGGCTTTGTTCTAGTATTTATAAATAACCACTTCTCCACGAAGAGAAGTCAGACTTTTTGtcattaataaaattttcctgCAGACTCAACGTCTTTCTTAGGGTTGTGTGATACATCCCAACTTTTGGTGTTATGCCTAAAGATTCCTAGGAGTGATTCCTAGAATTATTAATCAGTTTTTCACCTTCTTAAGCATATTCTCTAGTCCTATTATAAGTTCGGGTGAAATTCAATATCTAAGCTTTTCTACAAAGCTGTTGTATCTATCAAGTTTTCGTGCTGCGTCATATACTTTATCCAACTTTGATTTCTACTTCCAACGAAAGAATAATTTTGGGGCTAATAACAAGGTAAATACATGTTCTAGATATAAGTACTTACACTTTAACATCACAAAATcataaaaaactaaaagaaggaaagaaacttTACTCCATAGCAAAACATAAAGGCATTACATCGCCCGATACTACTTACAAAATATGAAATTATAAGTGAACCAGCCCTAGAGACATAAACTTCACAAATTTTCTTCCCCTAAACAATTCAATGGGAATTAATTAACACCAAAAAATATCACAACCTCTACAAATACAGTAACTTTTTCCAATAGCAAAATATGAATCTCACATTACATTCCTCCC
The DNA window shown above is from Coffea arabica cultivar ET-39 chromosome 5e, Coffea Arabica ET-39 HiFi, whole genome shotgun sequence and carries:
- the LOC113688200 gene encoding uncharacterized protein, translating into MLRAARGLESHHCHFSSFPYFFFAIAKPLHFHLTVRSVPAVVPILHLNHTQSLPPFSTYPNHLAHHNPPPRHRVTYFSGHRSSRMDSESEPLRSDSVAAAGAGDGSEDYVHVDDAGAADSGFFGVASMTDSEWRGEENDEVVLRSADGGSGGGGEGEREGEGGGDGGGGGDERKELPEELSRSVLKLTCESTAVEGGICDVYLVGTAHVSTESCKEVQAVINFLKPEVVFLELCSSRITVLQPQNLKVPTLAEMVEMWKKNHNLFGILYGWFLAKVASQLAVLPGAEFRVAYEEAMKYGAKVILGDRPVQITLRRTWAKMPLWHKTKLLSSLLFQAVSLPSPEDLSRMMKEMDDVDMLTLVIQEMSKQFPTLMETLVHERDKYMSSSLLKLASEHNSVVAVVGKGHLPGIKKHWRQPIEVAELLAMPTHKPAVSVGKILTTIGVAVAGVAIASGIYLSVKK